In Aneurinibacillus migulanus, the genomic window CAAAACGCTCCAAAAAAATCAAATTGTAAATAACGTCCTTTTTCACATAGCAAAAAAGGATAAAGGAAGCTTTCAACGTACAAACTAACCAAAAGTGGAGGGGATTTACATGAGTGAAATGCAGATCGTCGGTCCGAAGGGTCTACCGATTACTGGCAGCTTGTTTGCATTCCGTAAAAATCCATTAGAATTTCTGCGACAGGCATCAAAAGAATACGGAGACGTTGTTCATATGCGGTTTGGTCCTCGGCATCTTTACCTGATTAGCAATCCCGATTACATTAAAGAGATCTTGGTAACTAAACAAGGACATTTCCATAAAGCAAAAGGATTGCAGGTAGCAAAAGCAGTCGTCGGAGAAGGAATTCTAACAAGTGAAGGAAAGCAGCATCTGCGCCAACGCCGTCTTATGCAGCCTTCTTTCCGACAGGAGCACATTAGAAGCTATGGCGAAACGATGGTCGACTACAGCGAGGATATGGTAAACGGCTGGCACGACGGCGAAGAACGGTTGATTACGAAAGACATGATGGAACTAACGCTTGCCATCATTACGAAGACGATGTTCGGCACCAACATTACAGAAGGTGTCAATGACATCGGACATGCTATTGAAGTTGGGCTCAAGTATGTCAGTCGCCGCGCTTCTTCGTTCATCGACATCCCCGAAGCCATTCCAACCAGAAGCAATCGAGAATTTAAAGAAGCAGCACAAACACTTGATCGCGCTATCTACTCCATCATCGAGGAACGGCGTAAAAGCGAAACCTCGGGGCAGGGCGATTTGTTGTCCATGTTGCTTGCGGCGCGCGACGAAGAAGATAATACCGGTATGACGGACAAACAAGTACGCGATGAAGTCATGACTATTTTTGTCGCCGGACATGAAACAACCGCCAACACATTATCGTGGACTCTGTACCTGCTCTCCCAGCATCCCGAAGTAGAACAAAAGCTATGGGATGAAATCGACCATGTACTGAACGGACGACGCGTAACGGTCAATGATTTACCCAAGCTAAAATATGCGGAAAACATCATATGGGAAACGCTGCGGCTGTATCCGGCTGCCTGGATGATTAACCGGGAGGTAACGGATGCGGTAGAGATCGGCGGCCATGTATTCCAACCTGGTGAAACGCTGATGATGAGCCAATATGTTATGCACCGTACACCCGAATACTTCGACCAACCGGATCATTTTCGACCTGAACGGTTCGAAGGAAATCTCTTAAAGGAAATTCCACAGTTCGCATTCTTCCCGTTCGGTGGCGGACCACGCGTCTGTATCGGTAACCATTTTGCTATTATGGAAGCGACGCTCATTCTTGTGACGATTGCGCAAAAGTTCCAACTGCGCCTGATTCCCGATCACCCGCCGGTGGAACCGGAGCCTGTCGTAACGCTACGACCGAAGAATGGCTTGCATATGATTGTCAAGCAACGTTAAAAAACGAAGCGCTTTTTAGGCGCTTCGCTCTATTCAACAAGGTCCGAGATAGGGTCTTGTTTTCTTTACGGCAGATCAATCAGCATAAAATGCGTATTACTATGTGCTTTCAACTCCAGGGAAGATGTATTGGTAATACGTGCCGCATCCCGTTTGACAAGCGTCTTCTCTCCATTGAGTGCAAGCTCTCCCTCGATGATGAACACGTAGATTCTCCGTCCTTCTGGCTGAGTAAATGAAATCGTGCCGCCAGCATCCAATTTGGATAAATACAGTGTCAAATCCTGATGAATATGCGCAACACGATGTTCGTCCTCCTGCTTATTGGATACGATCGGCAGGAGGCGGTTCTTCAGCGCTTCCTGATCGTAAGCAAACTGTTCGTACGATGGCGTCAGCCCTTTTTCGTTCGGAAGAAACCATAGCTGAAGAAAATTGACATCTTCCGTATCGGATGGGTTAAACTCAGAATGTACGATACCGGTGCCTGCGCTCATACGCTGGATTTCTCCTGGTACAAGCACTTCCGTATTCCCGGTGCTATCCTGGTGTTTAAGCTGCCCTTTAAGTACAATGGACACAATCTCCATTTCACGGTGCGGGTGAGCTCCGAACCCGGTTCCTGATTGAACTATATCATCGTTAAATACGCGCAGCGGTCCGAACTGTAGGTTATTCGGATCGTAATATTCGGCGAACGAAAAACTGAAATTGCTTTGCAGCCAGCCATGATTGGTAGAATAACGGGAAGCTGCTGGATATATCGTAATCATGGAATACCTCCTAGTTAAACTTACTTTATGTAAGTATTTTACGATAGTATAGTTGAAGAGTCAATGGGGTCCTTCTTATTTTATACGTAAAGAACAATTCCCATCCCTTCCCCTTCCAACCACAATCCCCTGTCAAAAGATCAAGTGTAATTTATATATTCAAACCTGCCTGTGGAGAATACGATAAAGAATATAGGTGTTCGCATATTTTTATATGCTTCTATGAACAAATAACGCAAGATGATAGAATAGAACTATCCAGTTATTGGAATAAACAACTACAGGGGGAGAACAATGGTAAACCGAAGTAGAAGTAAGATATGGATGATTCTAGGCTTAATCTCTATTCTTCTCACTGCTGGATGCGGAGCATCCAATCAAAACCCAGACAGTTCAATGACGGATACGAGCCAAAGCCAGATAACTGAAATTGCCGATAACACAAATCCAAATACTGCTCCATCGGAAAAGAAACAGGCCGGAATGGCTGCCATGATGGTGTATCAAGCAGAACTTGGCCTGAATGTCAAAGACTTTGCAACCTCACAAAAGTCGCTAACCCAGCTAGTGGAAAAAATGAATGGATACATTGTAGAAGCAAGCTCTTACAACCAAGGAGAAGGAGACAGTCTGCTGAACGGCGATTTTCGTATCCGCATTCCTAACACCAAATTCAATACCTTCCTGGAGGAAACAGAGAAACTAGCGCTTAAAGTGACCAACCGTACGATACAGGGACGTGATGTAACAGAAGAGTATATCGATCTGGAAGCAAGACTTGCATCAAAGCAAGTGTTAGAGAAACAACTGCTTGGCTTTATGAAAAACGCACAAAAAACGTCAGATCTGCTTCAAATTGCGCAAGATGTAAACAAAGTTCAAACGGAAATCGAGCAACTTAAAGGCAAGATGAAATATTTGAAGAACCAAAGCGATTTTGCGACTGTTACCATCCATATGACGGAAAGCAAAGCTGTTCTTCCTTCCCTCTCTGACAATCCTGTAAGTACATGGGATAAAACAAAACAGCAGTTTATGAATAGTATTAAATTCATGGTAGATAGCGCTTCCGCTCTTTTTGTTGTTATCGTCGGTACGTCTCCTCTTCTACTTTTCATTGGCGCCATCGTAGCAGGAATTATTTACTGGAAGAAGAGGAAAGATAAAAAGGACGAATCTTTATAAAGTCTAAGGTGAACATCAAGAACAAGGCATAAGAAAAGATCGCCCTACTATAGCGTGGACGATCTTTTTTTACCATACTTATACACAATAGGAAAATTACGTATGTTATTTAGGAATGTTCGCTACGTATTAGCTGATATCCACATGTAAGGCATCAGCCAATCTCTCGCCGTATTCCCTATCAGCCCGGAAGAAATTGCAGATCGCTAGCAGTTTTGTTCTTTCATTAACATTCTGCAAATCATGGGACAGATTTCGAATCAGATTTGCTCTTTCTTCCTCTGAAAATGCGCGATATCGTTCACCGGCTTGCTTAAAATCATCTGTCTTATCAATTTTTTTACGCATAGCATAACCATGTAAAGGAGTTTCGCTTTCACGATATTCCGACGCCTCTTTTGGTGTATTATCATAGCGATTCGGTTCATAGTTGATATTGGATGCTTGTTGCTTCATCTGCATCGCCCCGTCCCGCTGATTGTTGCGAACAGGCGCGTACGGGCAATTGATTGGGATTTGCAGATAATTCGGTCCAAGCCGATGTCTCTGCGTATCCGGATAGGAGAACAGACGCCCCTGTAAGAGCTTGTCTTCTGAAGGTTCAATGCCCGGTACCGTAGCACTCGGTGAGAAAGCCGATTGTTCGACTTCGGCAAAGAAGTTTTGCGGATTCCGGTTCA contains:
- a CDS encoding DUF4349 domain-containing protein — its product is MVNRSRSKIWMILGLISILLTAGCGASNQNPDSSMTDTSQSQITEIADNTNPNTAPSEKKQAGMAAMMVYQAELGLNVKDFATSQKSLTQLVEKMNGYIVEASSYNQGEGDSLLNGDFRIRIPNTKFNTFLEETEKLALKVTNRTIQGRDVTEEYIDLEARLASKQVLEKQLLGFMKNAQKTSDLLQIAQDVNKVQTEIEQLKGKMKYLKNQSDFATVTIHMTESKAVLPSLSDNPVSTWDKTKQQFMNSIKFMVDSASALFVVIVGTSPLLLFIGAIVAGIIYWKKRKDKKDESL
- a CDS encoding cytochrome P450 — translated: MSEMQIVGPKGLPITGSLFAFRKNPLEFLRQASKEYGDVVHMRFGPRHLYLISNPDYIKEILVTKQGHFHKAKGLQVAKAVVGEGILTSEGKQHLRQRRLMQPSFRQEHIRSYGETMVDYSEDMVNGWHDGEERLITKDMMELTLAIITKTMFGTNITEGVNDIGHAIEVGLKYVSRRASSFIDIPEAIPTRSNREFKEAAQTLDRAIYSIIEERRKSETSGQGDLLSMLLAARDEEDNTGMTDKQVRDEVMTIFVAGHETTANTLSWTLYLLSQHPEVEQKLWDEIDHVLNGRRVTVNDLPKLKYAENIIWETLRLYPAAWMINREVTDAVEIGGHVFQPGETLMMSQYVMHRTPEYFDQPDHFRPERFEGNLLKEIPQFAFFPFGGGPRVCIGNHFAIMEATLILVTIAQKFQLRLIPDHPPVEPEPVVTLRPKNGLHMIVKQR
- a CDS encoding pirin family protein, whose amino-acid sequence is MITIYPAASRYSTNHGWLQSNFSFSFAEYYDPNNLQFGPLRVFNDDIVQSGTGFGAHPHREMEIVSIVLKGQLKHQDSTGNTEVLVPGEIQRMSAGTGIVHSEFNPSDTEDVNFLQLWFLPNEKGLTPSYEQFAYDQEALKNRLLPIVSNKQEDEHRVAHIHQDLTLYLSKLDAGGTISFTQPEGRRIYVFIIEGELALNGEKTLVKRDAARITNTSSLELKAHSNTHFMLIDLP